The Clostridia bacterium region GGTGGAAAAAGAAGAAATGTGCGCGGTTGTCCGTTGTCAGGGCAACATGGAAAATGCCATTTACAAATATTTCTTTGACGGTTCTAAAACCTGCGCGGATATTGCGGCGTTAAAGGGTGGCGACAAGATGTGCTCTTATGCATGTCTCGGCTATGGCGACTGCCAGAATGCCTGTGAATTCGGTGCCATCACCATGGAAAACGGCATTGCGAAAATTGACCGCAACGTATGTACAGGCTGTGGCGTTTGCGCGAAAACCTGTCCCCGCTCCGTGATTGAACTGATGCCCAAAACCGCAAAGGTGCAGGTGCTTTGTAAGTCCAAAGACAAGGGCGCCATCATGAAAGCCAACTGTTCTGTGGGCTGTATCGGCTGTAAAATTTGTGAAAAGGCTTGTCCGACGCAGGCAATTTCGGTAACCGACAACTTTGCCACTGTGGATGTACAAAAATGCACAGGTTGCGGCGCATGCGTAGAAAAATGCCCGAAAAAGATTATCCATTTGTTAGGTGAACAATGTTGAAAAAATTATGTCTTTTTATTCTGATGACGCTGCTCCTTTTGGAAATGCTTCCTGTAACGGCGGCAAAAAAGGAAAAGGATCCGCTTGAATTAAACTGTATTTCGGCAGTTTTGATGGATGCGGATACAGAGCAGGTTGTGTATCAGAAAAATATGAATAAAAAAGCATATCCTGCAAGCATCACAAAGGTGCTTACGGTGTATCTGGCGGCACTCAACTGTCAGCCGGACGAAAAAATTACGGCGTCCGAGGCGGCGATTGATGCAGTCCCCAGAGACAGCACCAATATTGCCATCGACTACGGCGAAATTTTAACGGTGGAGCAGGCGGCAAATGCGGCAATGCTCATGTCTGCCAACGATGCGTCTAACCTTTTGGCTGAGCATGTGTCGGGAGATATGAAAGCCTTTGCAAAGCTGATGAACAAAACGGCTCTGCAG contains the following coding sequences:
- a CDS encoding RnfABCDGE type electron transport complex subunit B codes for the protein MQYIIPAIIFAIIGLVLGGMLAIAAKFFAVDSDPRIEEICGCLPGANCGGCGFAGCSACAAAIVSGQAPITACPGVPADSLKKMCAIMGVEAVEKEEMCAVVRCQGNMENAIYKYFFDGSKTCADIAALKGGDKMCSYACLGYGDCQNACEFGAITMENGIAKIDRNVCTGCGVCAKTCPRSVIELMPKTAKVQVLCKSKDKGAIMKANCSVGCIGCKICEKACPTQAISVTDNFATVDVQKCTGCGACVEKCPKKIIHLLGEQC